A genomic stretch from Campylobacter lari subsp. concheus includes:
- a CDS encoding ABC transporter substrate-binding protein → MKKIIALLFSVVFALALNLQDISKIMQEKIDESLKILDQNKNDKTKAAQEIFALFNGVFDYELMAKLSLSTRYEKLSENEKNEFNKAFEKNLKKSFTDKLALYDSQKLKVINLEEKNKRAFLKTSMIVDGKENFVIFKFYDKNNDWQIYDVDIFGISIIQTYRSQFKDVLQNGDFKTLLEKLSSVDFSK, encoded by the coding sequence ATGAAAAAAATCATAGCTTTGCTTTTTAGTGTAGTCTTTGCACTTGCTTTAAATTTGCAAGATATTTCTAAAATTATGCAAGAAAAAATTGATGAGAGCTTAAAAATTTTAGATCAAAATAAAAACGATAAAACCAAAGCAGCGCAAGAAATCTTTGCTTTATTTAATGGTGTTTTTGATTATGAACTTATGGCTAAACTTAGTCTTTCTACAAGATATGAAAAATTAAGTGAAAATGAAAAAAATGAATTTAACAAAGCCTTTGAAAAAAATCTTAAAAAAAGTTTCACAGATAAGCTTGCTTTGTATGATTCTCAAAAATTAAAAGTGATTAATTTAGAAGAAAAAAATAAAAGAGCTTTTTTGAAAACTTCTATGATAGTAGATGGCAAAGAAAATTTTGTAATTTTTAAATTTTATGATAAAAATAATGACTGGCAAATTTATGATGTGGATATTTTTGGTATAAGTATCATACAAACTTATCGCTCACAATTTAAAGATGTCTTGCAAAATGGTGATTTTAAAACCTTACTTGAAAAGCTTTCTAGCGTTGATTTTTCTAAATAA
- a CDS encoding MlaA family lipoprotein translates to MLKYILSLCLFFNTLILANDFEDFEQEYQKKEIKDSFYTYNKAMSKFNYDLYTYFLRPVALSYKSVTPSFIRTGVKNAFDTTRSPFRFINHLLSLEFRKAGEEFGRFCVNVLFGFGLLDSASKTPLKSYEADFGTTLGKWGVGSGPHLVLPLLGPYNVRDALALPVNWFMVPEGYIENFWVGVGVNAALKLNELSFEYEKIDDIYQNSVDYYTFIRDAYEQRRQELIK, encoded by the coding sequence TTGTTAAAATACATACTAAGCTTGTGTTTATTTTTTAATACTTTGATTTTAGCCAATGACTTTGAAGATTTTGAGCAAGAATATCAAAAAAAGGAAATCAAAGATAGCTTTTATACCTATAATAAAGCTATGAGTAAATTTAATTATGATCTTTATACTTATTTTTTAAGACCAGTTGCACTTTCTTATAAAAGTGTTACTCCAAGTTTTATAAGAACAGGAGTAAAAAATGCTTTTGATACTACAAGATCGCCTTTTAGATTTATCAATCACCTTTTAAGTTTAGAATTTAGAAAAGCTGGTGAGGAATTTGGAAGATTTTGTGTGAATGTGCTTTTTGGATTTGGTTTGTTAGATAGTGCAAGTAAAACTCCTTTAAAAAGTTATGAGGCTGATTTTGGGACGACTTTGGGTAAATGGGGAGTAGGCAGTGGACCACACTTAGTACTTCCACTTTTAGGCCCTTATAATGTAAGAGATGCTTTAGCTTTACCTGTGAATTGGTTTATGGTGCCTGAGGGGTATATTGAGAATTTTTGGGTTGGAGTAGGTGTAAATGCTGCATTAAAATTAAATGAATTAAGTTTTGAGTATGAAAAAATAGATGATATTTACCAAAATAGTGTAGATTATTATACTTTTATACGTGATGCGTATGAACAAAGACGCCAAGAACTCATCAAATAA
- the modA gene encoding molybdate ABC transporter substrate-binding protein → MKKIFTLLFLCIFGYGADVNIAAAANVAYAFKALQKEFQKENPDISINVSLGASGNLVSQIKNGAPFDIFMAANMKFAQSLYDDNFASTKPIIYAQGALALLSVRMDLSKGLDILKEEKVKIITIANPKAAPYGQASIETLQNAKIYEQTKTKIIEAKSIGEALTQTLKAADVGFVAASALYEDTLKSYKLQEGKNYILIDPKLYEPINQGIIITSYGKDNAKAKKFYDFILSKKAKEIFKAYGYNVP, encoded by the coding sequence ATGAAAAAAATTTTCACCCTACTTTTTTTGTGTATTTTTGGCTATGGCGCTGATGTAAATATCGCTGCAGCTGCAAATGTAGCTTATGCTTTTAAAGCCTTGCAAAAAGAATTTCAAAAAGAAAACCCTGATATTAGTATCAATGTAAGCTTAGGCGCTAGTGGAAATTTAGTTTCGCAAATCAAAAATGGAGCGCCATTTGATATATTTATGGCTGCAAATATGAAATTTGCACAAAGCTTATATGATGATAATTTTGCTAGTACAAAACCTATTATTTATGCTCAAGGGGCTTTAGCTTTACTCAGTGTTAGAATGGATTTAAGCAAAGGATTAGACATACTTAAAGAAGAAAAAGTAAAAATCATCACCATAGCTAATCCCAAAGCTGCTCCTTATGGTCAAGCTAGTATAGAAACTTTACAAAATGCTAAAATTTATGAGCAAACAAAAACTAAAATCATCGAAGCAAAATCCATAGGAGAAGCACTTACTCAAACACTAAAAGCAGCCGATGTGGGTTTTGTAGCAGCAAGTGCTTTATATGAAGATACACTAAAATCTTATAAACTCCAAGAAGGAAAAAATTATATTTTAATCGATCCAAAGCTTTATGAACCAATCAATCAAGGCATTATCATTACTTCTTATGGTAAAGATAATGCCAAAGCTAAGAAATTTTATGATTTTATTTTAAGCAAAAAGGCTAAGGAAATTTTCAAAGCTTATGGCTATAATGTCCCATGA